One region of Luteolibacter rhizosphaerae genomic DNA includes:
- a CDS encoding type IV pilus twitching motility protein PilT, with protein MALIDTFLKLMLEKRAERLILVSDAVPYLLKQGETIELSMPSLRTEILQRMAGEITGTEPGAARQEGRFTSADETEFGYHIHSSGAEFRIEIHALGAPPPPEPSKADELLEGLINPPSSPSPVLASAPDLLSLIDQATTAETSDIFLSSGKPPRVRRRGLIARIDAPVPEAAQILQLIPDDSARQEFERLGHVDFALRYNLSDGVRRFRVNVFRHIDGVAAALRPIRQRIPSLAELNLPDSLLDLVAYPSGLVLVTGTSGSGKSTTLAALVDHLNRSRPRHVITIEDPIEFEHREAQCLIHQREVGSDVESFSEGLRASLRENPDVILLGELRDLPTITAALTAAETGHLVLATLHSGSASSAVNRIVDVFPGHQQRLVRIQLASSLRAAVSQRLVPTRSKGMIPAIEKLIVTPAVATGIREGQDHYLRNAMLTGTEEGMITLERSLAALVKKGTIDLDTATRHAMDPQALAHLLE; from the coding sequence ATGGCGCTCATCGATACCTTCCTGAAGCTGATGCTGGAGAAGCGCGCCGAGCGCTTGATCCTCGTCTCGGATGCCGTCCCCTATCTTCTGAAGCAAGGCGAGACCATCGAGCTCTCAATGCCCTCCCTGCGCACGGAGATCCTCCAGCGCATGGCCGGCGAGATCACGGGGACAGAACCCGGGGCCGCCCGGCAGGAAGGCCGCTTCACCTCCGCGGACGAGACCGAGTTCGGCTACCACATCCATTCCTCCGGCGCGGAGTTCCGCATCGAGATCCACGCCCTAGGAGCACCGCCGCCGCCCGAGCCCAGCAAGGCGGACGAGCTGTTAGAAGGCCTGATCAATCCGCCGTCCTCCCCTTCCCCGGTCCTCGCCAGCGCCCCGGATCTGCTCTCCCTGATCGACCAGGCCACCACCGCGGAGACCTCCGATATCTTCCTCTCCTCCGGCAAGCCGCCACGCGTCCGCCGCCGCGGCCTGATCGCCCGTATCGACGCCCCCGTTCCGGAAGCCGCCCAGATCCTCCAGCTGATCCCGGACGATTCCGCTCGTCAGGAGTTCGAACGCCTCGGCCATGTGGATTTCGCCCTCCGCTACAATCTCTCGGACGGCGTCCGGCGCTTCCGCGTGAATGTTTTCCGCCACATCGATGGTGTGGCCGCCGCGCTCCGCCCCATCCGACAACGGATCCCCTCCTTGGCGGAGCTCAATCTCCCGGACTCCCTGCTCGATCTCGTCGCCTACCCCAGCGGCCTCGTCCTGGTCACGGGCACCTCGGGCTCGGGGAAATCGACCACCCTCGCCGCCCTCGTCGATCACCTGAACCGCAGCCGCCCGCGCCACGTCATCACCATCGAGGACCCGATCGAATTCGAGCATCGCGAGGCCCAGTGCCTGATCCACCAGCGCGAAGTGGGATCGGATGTGGAGAGCTTCAGCGAAGGTCTCCGCGCCTCCCTCCGCGAGAATCCGGATGTCATCCTGTTAGGTGAACTCCGCGACCTGCCCACCATCACCGCCGCTCTCACCGCGGCGGAGACCGGCCATCTCGTCCTCGCCACCCTTCACTCCGGCAGCGCCAGCTCCGCGGTGAATCGCATCGTCGACGTCTTTCCCGGCCACCAACAGCGCCTCGTCCGCATCCAGCTCGCCTCCTCGCTCCGCGCCGCCGTCTCGCAGCGCCTCGTGCCCACCCGCAGCAAGGGCATGATCCCCGCCATCGAGAAACTCATCGTCACCCCCGCCGTCGCCACCGGCATCCGCGAGGGCCAGGACCACTACCTGCGCAATGCCATGCTGACCGGCACCGAGGAAGGCATGATCACCCTAGAACGATCCCTCGCCGCTTTGGTGAAGAAAGGCACCATCGATCTGGATACCGCCACCCGGCATGCGATGGATCCCCAGGCGCTCGCGCACCTTTTGGAGTGA
- a CDS encoding sensor histidine kinase translates to MFNHSSSDQARLDSLTSSGLLSGKTDMDFDRVTALAARMLKVPACLVTLVDHDRQVFAGACGIPEAYAEKRETPLSHSFCKHVVTLRRPLVITDARTDPFVMSNPAVTELGVNAYLGFPLVAPDHHIYGAFCVIDVKPREWTEEEIALIRDFTAIVAEQIELHVAKRRERTITDVLIHDLRSPLSSIRLISGLLTEQKIPADRLQALGGTLTDSAERIAHLLRAVEDLHRDEAGGCRDLGRLLDSHMNEIGDTALEKGLSLRREYTAYPLPIATAEWVIGQIAENLLGNAVKFTPRGGEIRVTIGSEGPSGFFTIEDNGPGFQADDYPRLFKRYARLSALPTGNEISTGLGLSIVKRLADRAGGSVTLLSKPGEGARFKVSFPLGLSLR, encoded by the coding sequence ATGTTCAATCATTCCTCGTCCGACCAAGCCCGCCTTGATTCCTTGACCAGCTCGGGACTGCTGAGCGGCAAGACGGACATGGACTTCGATCGCGTCACCGCGCTCGCCGCGCGCATGCTCAAAGTCCCGGCATGCCTTGTCACACTGGTAGACCATGATCGACAGGTGTTCGCTGGAGCCTGCGGAATACCAGAGGCTTACGCCGAGAAGCGCGAGACCCCTCTCAGCCACTCCTTCTGCAAGCACGTGGTGACCCTGCGCCGTCCCTTGGTGATCACCGATGCGCGCACCGACCCCTTCGTCATGTCGAACCCGGCGGTGACGGAACTGGGGGTAAATGCGTATCTCGGTTTCCCCCTCGTCGCACCGGATCACCATATCTACGGTGCCTTCTGCGTGATCGATGTGAAGCCCCGCGAGTGGACCGAGGAAGAGATCGCCCTGATCCGTGACTTTACCGCCATCGTGGCCGAGCAGATCGAGCTCCACGTGGCGAAACGCCGCGAGCGGACCATTACCGACGTGCTCATCCACGATCTCCGCTCACCGCTGTCCAGCATCCGGCTGATCTCCGGACTGCTCACCGAGCAGAAGATCCCCGCCGATCGCCTGCAGGCACTCGGCGGCACGCTCACGGATTCCGCAGAGCGCATCGCTCACCTTCTCCGCGCCGTGGAAGACCTGCACCGCGATGAGGCCGGCGGCTGCCGCGATCTCGGACGCCTGCTCGACTCTCACATGAACGAGATCGGCGACACCGCCTTGGAGAAAGGCCTCTCGCTGCGCCGCGAATACACCGCCTACCCCCTGCCCATCGCCACGGCCGAATGGGTGATCGGGCAGATCGCGGAGAACCTGCTGGGCAACGCCGTGAAGTTCACCCCCCGCGGCGGCGAGATCCGCGTGACCATCGGTAGCGAAGGCCCCTCCGGCTTCTTCACCATCGAGGACAACGGCCCCGGCTTCCAAGCCGACGACTACCCCCGGCTCTTCAAGCGCTACGCCCGCCTCAGCGCCCTGCCCACCGGCAACGAGATTTCCACCGGCCTCGGCCTGTCGATCGTGAAGCGCCTCGCCGATCGCGCGGGCGGCAGCGTCACGCTCCTCAGCAAGCCGGGCGAAGGAGCCCGCTTCAAGGTCAGCTTCCCGCTCGGCCTGTCCCTGCGCTGA